The genomic interval TGGTCTGTGCTGGGTAAAACATCCACCTCTGCGAGATCAGCCTGAAATAAAGTATTAATTAAGCTGCTTTTTCCCGAACCTGTGCGTCCTACAATGAGAATATTGACGGGTTTTTGGGCAACTTCCTCGGCTGGTTCGGCTTTGGCTAATATTTCTCGCAGGTTTTGAGTCTTCGCTGTGGGTAGGGTGGGTGTAGAAATACTGGCTTCTGCAATTGGTAATTTGCTACCACTGTAAAGTGCGATCGCCTGACGGCATAAATTCCGCAAGGCATTTTCCCGTAGTAGTTGCCCTAAATTGACTAACAACTGCTGAGTTGCTTGGTTAGTATAACCCTTAGTAGCTTGCTTGGCCACTGCTGCTACAGGATTAAATAGCCACTGCGCCCAATTCAATGCCTGGAAAACTTTCCGAGCCGATGGCTCTAGTTTGCGATAGACTTCATAAGCTTGGTAAGCCTGTCCAACCGTAACCTGATTCAGCGCTGGTGATAACTTCTGCATCCACTGATCGAGGTCATCCATCGTTCCCCGAATTAACCCGTAAGCCTGGGGTATATAAATATTCAAGAGGGGATATTGAACTTGAGGATAATAGATATGCGCGATCGCTGTGACTAAATCTTGGCATCGTGTCCAAAAGGTTTGCCAATCTTCCCAAATCGGGCGATCGCTTTCTGCTGCTTTGAGAATCTGTTGCAGTGAGATTTCCGCTTGTTTGATATTGTCACTTTGGGCTGGTAGTCCTACTGGCTGATCTGCGGCTGATTCTAACTCTTCTGTGACTTCTGCCAAAGCAGCTTCTACCATATTGATTTGAGGTTTAGTCCATCTCACCAGCAGCCAGCGCCAGCCCACAAATACCAGGGTAAATATACCCCAAATCCAACTAATACCCCAGGTATGAATTTGCATCCCTGCGGAGATGAGTAAAAAAGTAATGATTATTGCAATGGGAAATGCTAATACTACC from Nodularia sp. LEGE 06071 carries:
- a CDS encoding GTPase family protein, with product MLRLKLWQWVVLAFPIAIIITFLLISAGMQIHTWGISWIWGIFTLVFVGWRWLLVRWTKPQINMVEAALAEVTEELESAADQPVGLPAQSDNIKQAEISLQQILKAAESDRPIWEDWQTFWTRCQDLVTAIAHIYYPQVQYPLLNIYIPQAYGLIRGTMDDLDQWMQKLSPALNQVTVGQAYQAYEVYRKLEPSARKVFQALNWAQWLFNPVAAVAKQATKGYTNQATQQLLVNLGQLLRENALRNLCRQAIALYSGSKLPIAEASISTPTLPTAKTQNLREILAKAEPAEEVAQKPVNILIVGRTGSGKSSLINTLFQADLAEVDVLPSTDQIQNYHWQSSSGESLTLWDSPGYEQVNGGDLRNLVLDYATNADLLLLVTPALDPALQMDVDFLQDMRAEVADLPAIAVVTQVDRLRPIREWEPPYNWESGNRPKEIAIRNATEYRAQLLDNFCNLILPIVTSDIKTGRAAWGVETLSLQIVEAIAPAKQLRLARFLRNLEARTAASAKIIDHYTFQMATTQGLTALLKSPVLQFISTVSTGSPTLAYLLAEQIPVEQLPIVIGKLQMAYDLFSLLHTGKVNPVNFDLLSLWPLLLENSAASDRNAWAFGHAIVEYWTQDMSVEKLQERFNYYLNE